The region GCAAACAACTTGGACTAAGCAAGTTTAAGAATTACTGCGTCTCCATGCTCGGGAAAGGGTGGAGGTCCCCCCACCGGAGGCTTCAAAACAAACTCAACCAATTTTAGCACCCCACCAGTCCATATTGATGCAACCGAGTTCCTTTCATTTTCAGACGGCAGAGTTTCGTCTTTTCTTAATGATGTTCTATGGCAATTTTCCATGAACAGCTCACCTCTAAGAAGATCTAAAAGAATTGCAATCTACATATACATGCACAAGTTTTTCAGTTCaaattttgtcaaaagttgAAAGTTATAGATCAAATATTGAGCAGTCTGTTGGGCTTACCAAAGAGGAAGAATCACTTTTTGTAATCAAAACTTCTAAAATATCAAGCCTTTCAGAAGTTGGAGTTTCAGCAATTATCTGGTCAAGTTGTTGATTGATTACTTGTTGTACAACTATCAAATGGTACATAAATTACACACAGAAAAACAGTGACAGGACCAATATGTAATAAACTTTTCAGCAATGGTAAATGGTTATCAGTTTAATGATCACATTATTTAAGTCAGCTTATCTAGAGAAAAAAGAGGATGAAAAAATGCAATTCCAGCCTTTAGACTTGATGGCACCTCCAATATTTTCAGCTACGGCTAAAAACCTTACCCTCTTTAAAGCCTGAAAGGCGTTCTTTCTTAATTCAGTGTTTGGAGCATACATGATAACCATTGTAATGGCCTGAAACATAATTCTGGATGTTAGTGAAGAGAAGAGAAATTGGCATGAAGACTCAAAATAGCAAGATAAACCTGCATAGTAGCACAGAGACTAGGCAAATAAATAGAGCAGTCCGTGAGTCCATCCTTTTGTGTGCTACTTCCAGTAGTAATGAAAAGCATGAAACTGATGGCGTGTTTCTTTAATTCCCATGGCATATTGGTAGAGGCAAGTATGTATTTCAACATGCCTAATGCTTGCCACCTATAAGTTTGGTTAACTTTAAGTTCATCCTTGACCGCAGACATATTCTCCTTGGCAGCCTGAGCAACTTCATCATATATATCACCCCAGATCACTGTATTAACAAAACAGGAGGTACTAAttttgaaagaagaagaaaaaaacaggATAAGGAAACTGTGTAGTATTTTGCAAACGCAAACCTGAAAGAGACGCTCCATGTCTGGTGTAAAATAAACAGCTCCCaaaatcatcttcttcctctatGCAATATAATTTAACATTGCAGGAGAAAATTATCAATATTGAATCCGAATTGACAAAATTGGAGTTACACAATAGCTTGCAGTAGAAGTATTATAATGTACCTTCAACAACAATATTCACTTTTACATCAACATCGGATCCAGTTATTAAACCAAGATATGATAAACCACAATATGGGAAGAAACCGGAAAGTTGTAGCACCAGGTGCATACAGCTCGAAATCTTATCTCCTTGTTTGATGGAAAGAAGAGCCTGCACATCAAGGGAAGCAATCTTAGAACTAATAACACAATAAAGATCACCAGAAAACACAATACACAAAGCACTCAACTTAGGAGCTCTAACTAGAGTACATAACTATAAAGATGCGCTAACCATGACTTGTAATACATATAAACCAAGTAGAGCACGGAGCTTTTCATTTAGTATCCCCTCCTGTCAAATCCACAGAGGATTAGTCATAAATAATAGTGGTTACGTGAGAATATCGCCAAGGTTAGGCAAATAGATTGGCGTACCAGTTTTGCGCAAACTGCCTTTACAGAATCAGCTATTTCTAAAGCCCTGTGAAACAATTTTATACATTCATCATCGTCATCATCCAACTCTGAAGTTGTAGCCTTCAGCACATTTAAAATAACAGGAATTGCTACTTTTACTTGCTCATAATGGCGCCTCTGTATGGAAAGGAACACTGAAGAAAGAAATTAACTACTTGAATTCAAGCACATTAGCAAGCAAGATCTCTTAGTGAGTtcacaaaagaaatcaaaacataCACGATCATAGCATTTTCCACATAagctatttgtttcgtaaacagatgaaaaatatataagaaGATCATGCCTAATTAGTAATTGAACTGCCTATCTCTTAATAATCTTTTTAACTACAACATGATGTCGATAAGCTAAACTATCGTCTTCAAGATTCATCcctaaaatttatgatatagTTTACTGAATATTGTCAATAAAACCCCAAAATCTACAGAACATTAATAAGTCTCACAGATGCACAACATGATCCTGGTAAATAATGACTCATTGTTTGACATACCTTTTGAAAAGCCACTTAGAAGAACAGCAACATAACCAGAAGCGTTATGTGGCCTATCGACCGAACCCAATGCCTAATTCAGTAAATTGTATATCATTAATGAACAAGGATCATCATAAGGTTAAAAACAACAATTTCAGAATGACCATCAAACCgagaaatcaaataaatttaccTCACAAAGAATGGAATGCATGTCACGCGGATTACATGCGACTATAAAACAATCAATAACGCCATCAACACTCTCTAGACATTGACTAGACAAACCTGCAAACTTGGACACAGCTTTAGGCAAATCAAACGAAAGTGCATCAATAACCTcctataaaaacaaaaacccaTTTTAAGTTAGTACCtctaaaatcaaaccaaacagaCAGCAGCAATCTTTTTGTTACTCTAagtgattaaaatatttaagaaaaacctGGTCTGAAGCAGGAGAAAGCAAAAAGCTATGAAATTCAGAGAGAATTTCAAATGCATTGTGTTGGGCATCTTGATCATCAGGATTTGATAATGCATAAGTTGAGATTGTTTCGAGGAAGTTGACCAGCTCTGACGCCGAGTTTACTTCTCCGTCTTTAATCGACTGcgagagaaaataatttttttgagcataaatttttataaacggaATGATCTGAAATTTTCGAGAAATGAAATCAAATGAGGAAGGATTTACTTGCGACCAAGAAGATAGAATTTCTTGAAGACGAAGCAGCAGAGGATTAGCGGAAGAAGAAGTTTTGCGAAGCTCTGTTGCCATCTTTTTGCGCACTCAACAGAATTTACAAAATcggtttatttttatataatcttaaattaatttataagttaaaactgaatttaattatatttgtattaattaatttatcggTGGTGCGAGTACTTGaagaaaaatagtaaaataaacaCGAGCCTGATGTgaacattataaattttaaacgaactgaaataaatattttgttcaAGTTTAAACGAAccaaaataaacattttgtttaagcTTGAACGAACACAAAACCGCTCATATATTTTATTGACATGAACTGTGAACATCTCAAATTTCGATTATGTTCGGTTCATTTACAACCTTTGTATAGAAAAAGTACATGTttagaaaaactaaaaaaatcattcaattataaaattaaaaagcttAATCTTTTTGAGTTTTTGTAAAGCTAtccacattttaaaaaattataaatctatcccaatttgaataatttattaaaaatttatctaaattttcaaaatcgatTTGATGTTTATTCCCGAATTATATACTCCGCTTGTAAAAATTtccaattgatattttttaaaaaaattaaaaaaaaattcacccaTTCCGTTGCCATcgatttggcaaaaaaaaaactatcttcTTCTCTCACTCACTGGTCTTCTTCACTTGCTTCTCCACTCCATTTCAGATCCAAACCAAAAGAAATGGAACCAGACGTCAGCATAGAGACATCATGCATGATCCGAATCGCAATTATACCAATCGGACCGGTCCCGCCAACCATCCTCCGCGACTATTACTCAATGTTTCTCCGCCACCACACAATTCCTCTCTCCGGCATTAGTTCATTCTACACAGAGCATCAAAAATCGCCATTTTCCAATCAGCCATGGGACACCGGTTCTCTCCGCTTCAAATTCATTCTCGGCGGTTCACCTCCTAGTCCATGGGAAGATTTTCAATCCAATCGCAAGATTCTCGCCGTCATCGGCGTTTGTCACTGCCCTTCTTCTCCTGATCTCGATTCTGTTATCGATCAGTTTAACGCCGCTTGTAAAAATTACTCTTCTGCCCTTATTTCTCGCTGTTTCGCCTTTTCGCCTTGCGATTCTCAGGTTAGGTTATGTTCAATTggattattgtaaaaattatatgagtttaattttttttattaaatgtttttgtttttgtttgatttgtgAGTTAGTTGGAGGATGGAGGTAAACAGGAGGagaatttgaaattgtttccgCCCGCCGATCGGGAAACCCTAGAGATACATTTGCAGACTATGATGCAAGATATAGCTGCTTCCTTGCTGATGGAATTTGAGAAATGGGTTTTACAGGCTGAATCTGCCGGAACTATACTCAAGACGCCTTTGGATTCGCAAGCAAGTTTAAGTTCAGAGGAGGTTTATGTCTAGgtgttttatacatttttgttaatttatttatcatttcttTAAGTTGCAGTTTTATTATTGGATATTATGCATTTGTCGAGTTTGTTTGAATTTGGCTTTGAAATCGCAGGTGATCAAGGCTAAAAAGAGGAGGCTTGCGCGTGCACAAAAGACTATTGGGGATTATTGTTTGTTAGCTGGATCACCTGTTGATGCTAATGCCCACTATTCGACTGCTCTTGAATTAGCTAGATTGACTACTGATTTCTTCTGGTATGCTGGAGCTTTGGAGGGTAGTGTTTGTGCCTTGCTGGTATGTAgacatttttaatgaaaaaagttcatttgtgaGCTTTGATAAATGTCTCGCCAAGTACTTTGTTTTATTAGTTGTACATTTAATGTTGTGATTATGTTTAACTATGATATCATTTAAGTAGGTAGAATATGAGCCCCTTTGTCCTGTTAAAATAATGGTACCAGCTTGTTGTTCAGACTTGTATGGACTGTTTTAACGCATTTCAtttaatagtaatttatttgaACTTTATACTGATACCTTGGAGTTGTgttatttatgttttatgttaTCAGATAGATCAAATGGGCCAAAAGGATGCAGTTTTTGAGGATGAGGTTAGGTATCGGTACGGTAGCGTGATATCACATTACAAGAAGTCATTTACACCAGATAATGCTCAAAGGTcgttatttttctttcaatttagtCATGAATGttgatatatttttagaaaagcTGGTTTATATTAGTTGCACAACCTGAGGAATTGTAAAGTGTAATGCATTCCATATATTTCAACACTTGAATGCATTTATCAGCACAAATTAGCAAAACTATATGTTTCATTGCAACTTTATTGACTTTAAACtttttatgttatgcctatagGGCGTTTAGGCTTTTATATTCTTAGTTTTAATTTGCTGactggaattttttatttaaattttgggaTGCAGAGTTTCTCCTTTAAGCTTTGAACTTGAAGCTACTCTGAAATTGGCAAGATTTCTTTCCAGGTACATATATTTGAATATGTCCATTCTTTTTGTGTGTGAGCAAGCGTAGGAGGACATGGTACTCGAATGCAGTAGCTGCATTTATACTTCATTCGTCTTATAATTGCATACTTATAGATCTTGTAGATGCATCATGCGTGTATGCAGCTTCCTTTGGCATCAAAACATTTCCACACCTTAGTTTCTGAATCTCTGATGTCTATGTTTTCTCATTGAACTTATTTTTTCGATCATTATTTCTTTAGTAAttcttgttttttctttttagaagAGGATTTACTAAGGATGTGGTGGAGTTGCTAACTAGTGCTGCTGATGGTGCGAGATCTTTGATTGATGTCAGTGATAGACTTGTATTATATGTTGAAATAGCTCGCTTGTATGGGTCTCTTGGCTATCAGAGGAAAGCGGCATTTTTTTCAAGGCAGGTAGCCCAGCTTTATATGCAACAAGATAATAGATTGGCAGCTATCAGTGCTATGCAAGTTTTGGCAATGACCACCAGCGCATATCGTGTTCAGAGTAGAGCATCCTTCTCCAGTCATCTTCCTTCCAACGTAAGTTCTCAAGTAGGGGAAAAATATTTGGAGTCTTTGACATGCATGATTACATTGGTACCCAGAATATTGATGTTCTactttcctcttttttttaactttatgtTCTTGGATTTAGATTCATATGAACTCATGAGAAACAACTTTTCACTTTCAAATCCTTGTTTCAGCTGACCATCAATGTCTCTTCGGGCTAATGCAATTTTTTGTTTGTACTATTAGATTTGCCTTTGATTTTTCTCTGCCTTATGTTTGAATTTAGCTTCTCTCATATGCATATTTGAGAATTTATATCTATGCTGCATCTTTATTATGATTACAGATCCTTAGCTCTTTTGACTGATTTGACATGTATAATTCTCCATGTCCCTAAAGTGCTACATTTGctaatttttcttttcagaAGGAAATTGGATCCAGCCATGCTGATAATGGAAAAATGCATCACCAGTCAATTGTTTCTTTATTCGAGTCTCAGTGGAGCACATTGCAGATGGTTGTACTGAGGGAGATATTGCTTTCTGCGGTGCGTGCTGGAGATCCTCTTGCTGCTTGGAGTGCTGCTGCACGGCTACTAAGATCATATTATCCTCTTATCACACCAGCTGGACAAAATGGCCTTGCTAGTGCACTTGCTAATTCAGCTGAAAGGCTACCTTTAGGAACCCGCTGTGCTGATCCTGCCTTACCTTTTGTAAGGTATGGACTTGATTTGTTAAAAGTGAGAAGACCTTTGGAGTCTCATAATTATTTTTGCTCTGGTTTTCCTAGCAGGTATTCATTTCTGTTAATCTTTTTGATTCTTTCAGGTTATATTCTTTTCCTCTCCATCCCTCTCAAATGGACATTGTAAAACGCAATTCAGCTAAAGAAGATTGGTGGGTTGGATCTGCTCCATCGGGGCCTTTTATATATACACCATTCAGCAAAGGGGACCTAAATGACAGCAGCAAGCAGGAGTTGATATGGATTGTTGGAGAACCAGTTCAGGTCTTGGTGGAGTTGGCAAACCCCTGTGGCTTTGATCTAAGGGTTGATAGCATATACCTTTCATTGCATTCGGAAAATTTTGATGCTTTCCCCGTTAGTGTAGATCTTCCACCTAATTCATCAAAGGTGATCACATTATCTGGAATCCCAACTTCAGAAGGCTCAGTGACAATTCCAGGGTGCATTGTTCACTGTTTTGGCGTTATTACAGAACATGTTTTTAGAGATGTCGATAATCTGCTTCTCGGTGCTGCACAAGGGCTTGTCCTCTCTGACCCATTCAGATGTTGTGGATCTCCAAAGCTGAGAAATGTAACTGTTCCAAATATTTCTGTAGTGTCTCCACTTCCATTGCTAGTTTCTCATGTTGTGGGTGGTGATGGTGCAATAGTTCTGTATGAAGGTGAAATACGTGGTGTGTGGATTAGTCTGGCTAATGCAGGCACAGTGCCAGTTGAACAAGCCCATATCTCGCTTTCTGGGAAAAATCAAGATTCCGTTGTCTCAATACCATATGAACTCCTAAAGTCAGCACTTCCTTTGAAGCCTGGTGCAGAAGTAATCCTGCCTGTTACACTAAAAGCTTGGCAGCTTGGAACAATGGACCTTGATTTTACTGGTGGTAAGCATGGCTCTGGAAATATTGGGAGACATTTAAAAGACGGTAGCAGCCCTACATTGCTGATACATTATGCTGGTATATCTCCTAACTTTGCATACAATAATTTCTCTTTTTGAGACGctaacatttattaaaaatatttactctGAGAAAAAGCAACGCCTCATGGCTACTATGTGAATTTTTTGTTGTGATTTTGCCTATGTTTCTTGACCTTTAGCTGTGATCGTATATTGGATCAGACAAATACACTATgactcccccccccccccggaAAGAACAGTTGCACTATAAATTGGAAACTTAGCTGTTGTCTCCTTATGGAACCATGCCTCATGTCTgctatttttttttggatttctaaAGGAACTGAGAATCTAATATATTCTTTGGTTATCTGAGCTCTGGAATTTCAATTCTTCGTTGGTCATTGATGGGCCTTAGGATTTTAGAGCTCTTAATCCTCTGTCCTACGCTTGTGCCATCTGGGAGTACCAGCTGAATTTAGCCGCTTGCTTTTGCACATATCTAATGGGGCATGGCCATCAGTTTATGTTttcattttattcttaattCGAAGCTCTTTATGTACCATCTTGTTTCTAGATAGTAAATACTATTAATTTGAACTTCTATGAATGTTGCTCCATTTAGATATCTTGCTGACTCACATGACTGAATAAATTTGATTCTTAGGACCCTTGCCAGATTCTGAAGATCCTCCATCAAAAGGATCTGCTCTTCCTCCTGGCAGACGCCTGGTTATTCCCCTGCATGTTTGTGTAATGCAAGGATTGTCTTTTGTGAAGGCTCGTTTGCTTTCAATGGAAATTCCTGCTCATGTTGGTGAAAATTCTCCAGGAC is a window of Mercurialis annua linkage group LG2, ddMerAnnu1.2, whole genome shotgun sequence DNA encoding:
- the LOC126667361 gene encoding aberrant root formation protein 4, with the protein product MATELRKTSSSANPLLLRLQEILSSWSQSIKDGEVNSASELVNFLETISTYALSNPDDQDAQHNAFEILSEFHSFLLSPASDQEVIDALSFDLPKAVSKFAGLSSQCLESVDGVIDCFIVACNPRDMHSILCEALGSVDRPHNASGYVAVLLSGFSKVFLSIQRRHYEQVKVAIPVILNVLKATTSELDDDDDECIKLFHRALEIADSVKAVCAKLEGILNEKLRALLGLYVLQVMALLSIKQGDKISSCMHLVLQLSGFFPYCGLSYLGLITGSDVDVKVNIVVEEEEDDFGSCLFYTRHGASLSVIWGDIYDEVAQAAKENMSAVKDELKVNQTYRWQALGMLKYILASTNMPWELKKHAISFMLFITTGSSTQKDGLTDCSIYLPSLCATMQAITMVIMYAPNTELRKNAFQALKRIIAETPTSERLDILEVLITKSDSSSLIAILLDLLRGELFMENCHRTSLRKDETLPSENERNSVASIWTGGVLKLVEFVLKPPVGGPPPFPEHGDAVLASLNLYRYILITESSGNTNYTGVLSRNNLQKAYNEWLMPLRTLVTGIIAENKSEDDQFAIDTVCALNPVELVLYRCIELVEERLKQST
- the LOC126667717 gene encoding trafficking protein particle complex II-specific subunit 120 homolog isoform X3, with amino-acid sequence MEPDVSIETSCMIRIAIIPIGPVPPTILRDYYSMFLRHHTIPLSGISSFYTEHQKSPFSNQPWDTGSLRFKFILGGSPPSPWEDFQSNRKILAVIGVCHCPSSPDLDSVIDQFNAACKNYSSALISRCFAFSPCDSQLEDGGKQEENLKLFPPADRETLEIHLQTMMQDIAASLLMEFEKWVLQAESAGTILKTPLDSQASLSSEEVIKAKKRRLARAQKTIGDYCLLAGSPVDANAHYSTALELARLTTDFFWYAGALEGSVCALLIDQMGQKDAVFEDEVRYRYGSVISHYKKSFTPDNAQRVSPLSFELEATLKLARFLSRGFTKDVVELLTSAADGARSLIDVSDRLVLYVEIARLYGSLGYQRKAAFFSRQVAQLYMQQDNRLAAISAMQVLAMTTSAYRVQSRASFSSHLPSNKEIGSSHADNGKMHHQSIVSLFESQWSTLQMVVLREILLSAVRAGDPLAAWSAAARLLRSYYPLITPAGQNGLASALANSAERLPLGTRCADPALPFVRLYSFPLHPSQMDIVKRNSAKEDWWVGSAPSGPFIYTPFSKGDLNDSSKQELIWIVGEPVQVLVELANPCGFDLRVDSIYLSLHSENFDAFPVSVDLPPNSSKVITLSGIPTSEGSVTIPGCIVHCFGVITEHVFRDVDNLLLGAAQGLVLSDPFRCCGSPKLRNVTVPNISVVSPLPLLVSHVVGGDGAIVLYEGEIRGVWISLANAGTVPVEQAHISLSGKNQDSVVSIPYELLKSALPLKPGAEVILPVTLKAWQLGTMDLDFTGGKHGSGNIGRHLKDGSSPTLLIHYAGPLPDSEDPPSKGSALPPGRRLVIPLHVCVMQGLSFVKARLLSMEIPAHVGENSPGQVHNELNNGKEAISPKSKMDGLVKIDPFRGSWGLRFLEMELSNPTDVVFEISVSVQIDSHEDNLSAEQDATEFSFPKSRIDRDYSARVLIPLEHFKLPILDGSFFMKDFQPDAGIGSRNLSFSEKSAKAELNASIKKLISRIKVRWQSGRNSSGELNIKDAIQAALQTSVMDVLLPDPLTFGFRLVKSSFRQESEMPVDFSGSKGSVVAHDMTPMEVIVRNNTKEMIRMSLSITCRDVAGHNCVEGTKATVLWAGVLKGIIMEVPPLQESKHCFSLHFLVPGEYTLVAAAVIEDANDVLRTRARTDSPDEPIFCRGPPFHIRVIGTA
- the LOC126667717 gene encoding trafficking protein particle complex II-specific subunit 120 homolog isoform X1, translated to MEPDVSIETSCMIRIAIIPIGPVPPTILRDYYSMFLRHHTIPLSGISSFYTEHQKSPFSNQPWDTGSLRFKFILGGSPPSPWEDFQSNRKILAVIGVCHCPSSPDLDSVIDQFNAACKNYSSALISRCFAFSPCDSQLEDGGKQEENLKLFPPADRETLEIHLQTMMQDIAASLLMEFEKWVLQAESAGTILKTPLDSQASLSSEEVIKAKKRRLARAQKTIGDYCLLAGSPVDANAHYSTALELARLTTDFFWYAGALEGSVCALLIDQMGQKDAVFEDEVRYRYGSVISHYKKSFTPDNAQRVSPLSFELEATLKLARFLSRRGFTKDVVELLTSAADGARSLIDVSDRLVLYVEIARLYGSLGYQRKAAFFSRQVAQLYMQQDNRLAAISAMQVLAMTTSAYRVQSRASFSSHLPSNKEIGSSHADNGKMHHQSIVSLFESQWSTLQMVVLREILLSAVRAGDPLAAWSAAARLLRSYYPLITPAGQNGLASALANSAERLPLGTRCADPALPFVRLYSFPLHPSQMDIVKRNSAKEDWWVGSAPSGPFIYTPFSKGDLNDSSKQELIWIVGEPVQVLVELANPCGFDLRVDSIYLSLHSENFDAFPVSVDLPPNSSKVITLSGIPTSEGSVTIPGCIVHCFGVITEHVFRDVDNLLLGAAQGLVLSDPFRCCGSPKLRNVTVPNISVVSPLPLLVSHVVGGDGAIVLYEGEIRGVWISLANAGTVPVEQAHISLSGKNQDSVVSIPYELLKSALPLKPGAEVILPVTLKAWQLGTMDLDFTGGKHGSGNIGRHLKDGSSPTLLIHYAGPLPDSEDPPSKGSALPPGRRLVIPLHVCVMQGLSFVKARLLSMEIPAHVGENSPGQVHNELNNGKEAISPKSKMDGLVKIDPFRGSWGLRFLEMELSNPTDVVFEISVSVQIDSHEDNLSAEQDATEFSFPKSRIDRDYSARVLIPLEHFKLPILDGSFFMKDFQPDAGIGSRNLSFSEKSAKAELNASIKKLISRIKVRWQSGRNSSGELNIKDAIQAALQTSVMDVLLPDPLTFGFRLVKSSFRQESEMPVDFSGSKGSVVAHDMTPMEVIVRNNTKEMIRMSLSITCRDVAGHNCVEGTKATVLWAGVLKGIIMEVPPLQESKHCFSLHFLVPGEYTLVAAAVIEDANDVLRTRARTDSPDEPIFCRGPPFHIRVIGTA
- the LOC126667717 gene encoding trafficking protein particle complex II-specific subunit 120 homolog isoform X2, yielding MEPDVSIETSCMIRIAIIPIGPVPPTILRDYYSMFLRHHTIPLSGISSFYTEHQKSPFSNQPWDTGSLRFKFILGGSPPSPWEDFQSNRKILAVIGVCHCPSSPDLDSVIDQFNAACKNYSSALISRCFAFSPCDSQLEDGGKQEENLKLFPPADRETLEIHLQTMMQDIAASLLMEFEKWVLQAESAGTILKTPLDSQASLSSEEVIKAKKRRLARAQKTIGDYCLLAGSPVDANAHYSTALELARLTTDFFWYAGALEGSVCALLIDQMGQKDAVFEDEVRYRYGSVISHYKKSFTPDNAQRVSPLSFELEATLKLARFLSRRGFTKDVVELLTSAADGARSLIDVSDRLVLYVEIARLYGSLGYQRKAAFFSRQVAQLYMQQDNRLAAISAMQVLAMTTSAYRVQSRASFSSHLPSNEIGSSHADNGKMHHQSIVSLFESQWSTLQMVVLREILLSAVRAGDPLAAWSAAARLLRSYYPLITPAGQNGLASALANSAERLPLGTRCADPALPFVRLYSFPLHPSQMDIVKRNSAKEDWWVGSAPSGPFIYTPFSKGDLNDSSKQELIWIVGEPVQVLVELANPCGFDLRVDSIYLSLHSENFDAFPVSVDLPPNSSKVITLSGIPTSEGSVTIPGCIVHCFGVITEHVFRDVDNLLLGAAQGLVLSDPFRCCGSPKLRNVTVPNISVVSPLPLLVSHVVGGDGAIVLYEGEIRGVWISLANAGTVPVEQAHISLSGKNQDSVVSIPYELLKSALPLKPGAEVILPVTLKAWQLGTMDLDFTGGKHGSGNIGRHLKDGSSPTLLIHYAGPLPDSEDPPSKGSALPPGRRLVIPLHVCVMQGLSFVKARLLSMEIPAHVGENSPGQVHNELNNGKEAISPKSKMDGLVKIDPFRGSWGLRFLEMELSNPTDVVFEISVSVQIDSHEDNLSAEQDATEFSFPKSRIDRDYSARVLIPLEHFKLPILDGSFFMKDFQPDAGIGSRNLSFSEKSAKAELNASIKKLISRIKVRWQSGRNSSGELNIKDAIQAALQTSVMDVLLPDPLTFGFRLVKSSFRQESEMPVDFSGSKGSVVAHDMTPMEVIVRNNTKEMIRMSLSITCRDVAGHNCVEGTKATVLWAGVLKGIIMEVPPLQESKHCFSLHFLVPGEYTLVAAAVIEDANDVLRTRARTDSPDEPIFCRGPPFHIRVIGTA